The Harpia harpyja isolate bHarHar1 chromosome 13, bHarHar1 primary haplotype, whole genome shotgun sequence genome contains a region encoding:
- the PLEKHH2 gene encoding pleckstrin homology domain-containing family H member 2 codes for MAELSEPEGTVNWKERCLTLESQLMKFRLQASKIRELLAEKMQQLEKQVIDADRQAERAFQQVQVMEEKLKAANVQTSESETRLYKRCQDLEILIQDKNDVIQKLEQQLEEQKQIRLQEAKIIEEKAAKIKEWVTVKLHELEVENQNLRLINQKQTKEMKTVQSKLQEATGKKSVNSTQKPGECQRLSSLTFGCFSNRARSPQPSPKFEEISKSSSKDSDYTEGKNMLEKDILETTFAGPAHEANKGQKSLQQSSSGSEQNKNVRTSCSSKDIDSDMSKNSCTTGSDWSSDEDGGDHKGLKSRCASTLSSHTSEENARYSRVGSEMYLTASDDSSSLFEEESFGVQRTQQKKLYSWQQGSQRKGQNNPGGKCNSDFTSKKKDQDSSSDELNKKFQSQRLDYSSSSSEANTPSPILTPSLAPKHPILATSAGSQRTMPSDSPSNLSPPKLRTPNVFSINSALAKKHLSQPQLSSDRMFGRNRNAISMIRPWRPQETDIDLVDGEDTDILEKMEIGCDEGVFTYDCTETQSAKAQEPCDTAKKGTSNKPPTPPLHRFPSWESRIYAVAKSGLRMSEAFTMEYLNKSAVSLTSYSISGLYTSLIYKNMTTPVYTTLKGKATQISNSPFIDESSGSEEEDSSRSSSRTSESDSRSRSGPGSPRAMKRGVSLSSVTSESDYAIPPDAYSVDTDYSEPEQKLPKTSSSSSDNGKNEPLEKSGYLLKMGGKVKTWKRRWFVLKGGELLYYKSPSDVIRKPQGQIELNASSHIERGDGKQTIQLTTEKRTYYLTADSPNILEEWIKVLQNVLKIQAASPLFIQPEIKPTMKGLLTKVKHGYSKRVWCTLVGKILYYFRNQEDKFPLGQIKLFEAKVEEVDRSCDSDEDYEASGRSLLSTHYTVVIHPKDQGPTYLLIGSKHEKDMWLYHLTIAAGSTSVNVGSEFEQLICKLLNMEGDANSQIWRHPTLCHSKEGITSPLTTLPSEALQTEAIKLFKTCQLFINAAVDSPAIDYHVSLAQSALQICLTHPELQNEICCQLIKQTRRRHPQNQAGPIQGLQLLALCVGLFLPQHPFLWLLKLHLKKNADSRTEFGKYAIYCQRCVERTQQNGDREARPSRMEILSTLLRNPYHHSLPFSIPVHFMNGIYQVVGFDASTTVEEFLNTLNQDTGMRKPAQSGFALFSDDPSGKDIEHCLQGNIKICDIISKWEQASKEQHPGKCEGTRTVRLTYKNRLYFSVQVHGETDREKLLLVYQTNDQIVNGLFPVNKELAMELTALLAQVEIGDFERPFSTPAGQVTSQSKSNQTLKQVLERFYPKRYRHGCSEEQLRQLCQRLSTRWMALRGHSAADCVRIYLTVARKWSFFGAKLFAAKPLATSSVEKSFIWFAVHEDGISILDYSSMRLTVTYTYKSLMTFGGYQDDFMLVVNNAQTKDKSTEKHLFAMTKPKILEITLLIASYINNFHQLKGAAHHLSAPALLTPQSRQKLKEMGSQPLLANNRPTKCPTLL; via the exons ATGCAGCAGCTTGAGAAACAAGTTATAGATGCTGATCGTCAAGCAGAAAGAGCTTTTCAGCag GTGCAGgtcatggaagaaaaattaaaagcagctaaTGTTCAAACGAGCGAATCAGAAACCAGGTTATATAAGAGATGTCAAGATCTGGAGATCCTGATACAAGATAAAAATGATGTAATACAAAAATTGGAGCAACAACTTGAAGAACAG aagcaaatAAGACTGCAAGAAGCAAAAATcatagaagaaaaagcagctaaaataaaAGAATGGGTGACAGTCAAGCTCCATGAG TTAGAGGTGGAAAATCAGAACCTTCGCTTGATCaaccaaaagcaaaccaaagagaTGAAAACAGTACAATCTAAACTGCAAG AAGCTACAGGCAAGAAATCGGTTAATTCAACACAAAAACCTGGAGAGTGTCAGCGACTAAGCAGTTTGACTTTTGGATGCTTTTCAAATAGAGCAAGAAGTCCTCAACCATCTCCTAAGTTTGAAGAAATAAGCAAGTCTTCATCTAAAGACTCAGACTACACTGAAGGCAAAAACATGCTAG AGAAGGATATCCTGGAAACTACCTTTGCTGGTCCTGCACACGAGGCCAATAAAGGTCAGAAGTCATTGCAACAAAGTTCCTCTGGATCAGAGCAGAACAAGAATGTGAGAACAAGCTGTTCATCCAAAGATATAGACAGCGACATGTCAAAGAACTCCTGCACTACCGGGAGTGACTGGAGCTCAGACGAGGATGGAGGAGACCATAAAGGACTGAAATCCAGGTGTGCATCGACTCTTTCAAGCCACACATCTGAGGAGAATGCAAGGTACAGTAGAGTGGGAAGTGAAATGTATTTGACAGCATCTGATGACAGTAGTTCTCTATTTGAAGAAGAGAGTTTTGGTGTTCAGAGGACTCAGCAGAAGAAGTTATACTCCTGGCAGCAAGGGTCCCAAAGAAAAGGCCAGAACAATCCAGGTGGAAAGTGCAACTCTGACTtcacaagtaaaaagaaagacCAAGATAGTTCTTCAGATGAGCTGAATAAGAAATTTCAGTCTCAGAGGCTAGATTATTCATCCTCATCCAGTGAGGCAAATACCCCAAGTCCAATTTTAACCCCTTCTCTGGCACCCAAACACCCAATTCTAGCAACTTCTGCAGGTTCTCAACGCACAATGCCATCAGATTCTCCCTCAAATTTGTCACCTCCAAAGTTACGGACTCCTAATGTGTTTAGTATAAATTCAGCATTAGCAAAGAAACATCTAAGCCAGCCCCAGTTGAGTTCTGACAGGATGTTTGGTAGAAATAGAAATGCCATAAGCATGATACGTCCGTGGAGACCTCAGGAAACAGACATTGATCTGGTGGATGGAGAAGATACTGATATTTTAGAGAAAATGGAGATAGGTTGTGATGAAGGAGTGTTTACCTATGACTGCACTGAAACACAAAGTGCTAAAGCCCAGGAACCTTGTGATACGGCAAAAAAGGGTACTAGCAACAAACCTCCAACCCCTCCATTACATCGATTTCCGTCCTGG GAAAGCAGAATTTATGCTGTAGCCAAATCTGGTTTAAGGATGTCTGAAGCTTTCACCATGGAATATCTTAACAAAA GTGCTGTTTCACtaacttcatactccatatctGGATTATATACATCTCTGATATATAAGAACATGACCACTCCTGTCTACACCACTTTGAAAGGG aaagcaaCTCAAATAAGCAACAGCCCATTTATAGATGAGTCGTCAGGATCTGAGGAAGAAGACagctctcggtccagctcaaggaCTTCTGAGTCTGATTCTCGAAGTAGAAGTGGTCCGGGTAGTCCTCGGGCTATGAAACGAG GTGTGTCTCTGTCTTCTGTGACCTCAGAAAGTGACTATGCTATTCCTCCAGATGCATATTCAGTAGATACAGACTATTCAGAGCCAGAGCAGAAACTTCCTAAGACCTCTTCCTCATCTAGTGATAATGGAAAAAAT GAACCTTTGGAAAAATCTGGATATCTGTTAAAAATGGGTGGTAAAGTAAAGACCTGGAAACGACGGTGGTTTGTGCTTAAAGGAGGTGAATTACTATACTACAAATCTCCT AGTGATGTCATTCGAAAACCTCAAGGTCAAATTGAGTTAAATGCATCTAGCCACATTGAAAGGGGTGATGGAAAACAAACAATTCAG CTGACCACAGAAAAACGAACATACTACCTGACTGCAGATTCTCCCAACATCTTAGAAGAATGGATCAAAGTACTACAGAATGTTCTTAAAATACAGGCTGCCAGCCCACTTTTCATACAGCCAGAAATCAAGCCAACCATGAAAGGGTTACTTACAAAG GTGAAACATGGATATTCCAAAAGAGTTTGGTGTACCCTAGTTGGAAAAATTCTGTATTATTTCCGTAATCAAGAAGACAAG TTTCCTCTTGGTCAAATCAAGCTTTTTGAGGCAAAGGTTGAAGAAGTTGATAGATCATGTGATTCTGATGAAGATTATGAGGCTAGTGGTCGCAGTTTATTATCAACACATTACACTGTTGTTATCCACCCCAAAGATCAAGGACCCACTTATCTTCTTATAGGATCCAAACACGAGAAG GACATGTGGCTTTATCATCTGACAATTGCTGCTGGAAGTACCAGTGTAAATGTTGGATCTGAGTTTGAACAACTTATTTGCAAATTATTAAATATGGAAGGCGATGCCA ATTCTCAGATTTGGAGACATCCCACCCTTTGCCACAGCAAAGAAGGAATTACTTCCCCTCTTACAACATTGCCATCAGAAGCCTTGCAAACTGaagcaattaaattatttaag ACCTGCCAGTTGTTTATAAATGCTGCAGTTGACTCTCCTGCCATTGATTACCATGTATCTTTGGCCCAAAGTGCTTTGCAGATCTGCCTCACACATCCTGAACTTCAAAATGAGATCTGTTGTCAGCTTATTAAGCAGACGAGACGTCGACATCCACAAAACCAGGCAGGACCAATACAG GGCTTGCAGCTCTTGGCTCTCTGCGTTGGACTCTTTCTGCCCCAGCACCCATTCCTTTGGCTTCTTAAACTTCATTTAAAGAAGAATGCAGATTCCAG GACTGAATTTGGGAAATACGCAATATATTGTCAGCGATGTGTAGAGCGTACCCAGCAGAACGGAGACCGAGAAGCCAGACCTTCCAGAATGGAAATCCTTTCCACACTTCTAAGGAACCCCTACCACCATTCACTGCCCTTTAGTATTCCAGTTCATTTCATGAACGGCATATATCAG GTTGTTGGGTTTGATGCCTCTACCACAGTGGAGGAATTTCTGAACACCCTGAACCAGGATACAGGGATGAGGAAACCAGCTCAGTCAGGATTTGCACTGTTTTCTGATGATCCCTCTGGCAAGGATATAGAGCACTGTCTTCAAGGAAACATCAAG ATCTGTGACATTATTTCAAAATGGGAGCAAGCCTCCAAAGAACAGCACCCTGGGAAATGTGAAGGCACAAGGACTGTCCGCCTTACTTACAAAAATAG gctttatttttcagttcaagtCCATGgggagacagacagagagaaGCTGCTGCTAGTATATCAGACAAATGATCAAATAGTCAATGGACTTTTCCCTGTAAACAAAGAACTAGCAATGGAATTGACAGCTCTTTTAGCTCAG GTAGAGATTGGAGATTTTGAACGACCTTTCTCAACTCCAGCAGGGCAAGTCACTTCCCAGTCCAAGTCCaatcaaacattaaaacaagTTTTGGAGAGATTCTACCCTAAGAGATATAGGCATGGTTGTTCAGAGGAACAATTAAG ACAGCTTTGTCAGCGATTGTCTACAAGATGGATGGCTCTCCGAGGGCACAGTGCTGCAGACTGTGTGCGCATTTATCTCACTGTAGCCAGAAAATGGTCTTTCTTTGGTGCTAAATTGTTTGCAGCAAAA CCTTTAGCAACATCCTCAGTTGAGAAGTCCTTCATATGGTTTGCTGTACATGAAGATGGCATAAGCATCCTAGATTACAGCTCTATG cgaTTAACAGTTACATATACATATAAGAGTCTGATGACTTTCGGAGGCTATCAAGATGATTTTATGTTGGTTGTTAACAATGCTCAGACAAAGGACAAATCAACTGAAAAACACCTTTTTGCCATGACAAAACCAAAG ATTCTTGAGATCACTCTACTGATTGCCAGCTATATTAACAACTTTCATCAGCTGAAAGGAGCTGCTCATCACCTCTCTGCTCCAGCATTACTGACACCTCAAAGCAGACAGAAGCTCAAGGAAATGGGGAGTCAGCCCCTTCTTGCAAACAACAGACCAACTAAATGTCCCACTTTGTTATGA